A single region of the Streptomyces virginiae genome encodes:
- a CDS encoding helix-turn-helix domain-containing protein, with protein MDAVQQEATARARELQRSWYGEPLGALFRRLIDDLGLNQARLAAVLGLSAPMLSQLMSGQRAKIGNPAVVQRVQALQDLAGQVADGSVSAGEATDRMDEIKKTQGGSVLSNSGQTTTSSGAPTVKRVVREIQSLLRSVSAAGDIIDAANTLAPSHPELAEFLRVYGAGRTADAVAHYEAHQN; from the coding sequence GTGGACGCAGTACAACAAGAGGCCACGGCCAGAGCCAGAGAGCTTCAGCGCAGTTGGTACGGGGAGCCGCTGGGAGCGCTCTTCCGCCGGCTCATAGATGACCTCGGCTTGAACCAGGCCCGCCTCGCTGCCGTCCTCGGACTGTCGGCGCCCATGCTGTCCCAGCTGATGAGCGGCCAGCGAGCCAAGATCGGGAATCCGGCCGTGGTCCAGCGCGTCCAGGCCCTCCAGGATCTCGCCGGCCAGGTGGCCGACGGAAGTGTCAGCGCGGGGGAGGCCACCGACCGGATGGACGAGATCAAGAAGACCCAGGGGGGTTCCGTCCTCAGCAACAGCGGCCAGACCACCACCAGCTCCGGCGCGCCCACGGTCAAGCGGGTCGTCCGCGAGATCCAGTCGCTGCTGCGCTCGGTCTCCGCGGCCGGCGACATCATCGACGCGGCGAACACCCTCGCACCCAGCCACCCGGAACTGGCAGAGTTCCTCCGGGTGTACGGCGCGGGCCGCACCGCCGACGCGGTCGCCCACTACGAGGCCCACCAGAACTGA
- a CDS encoding serine/threonine-protein kinase — translation MGEVFAGRYELIDPIGRGGAGAVWRAWDHRRRRYVAAKVLLQSDAHTLLRFVREQALRIDHPHVLAPASWAADDDKVLFTMDLIGGGSLGHVIGDYGPLPPRFVCALLDQLLSGLAAVHAEGVVHRDIKPANILMEATGTGRPHLRLSDFGISMRKGEPRLTETDLVVGTPGYFAPEQLLGAEPDFPADLFAVGLVALYLLQGRKPDSQALVEHFFAQGTPGAPEGVPAPLWDVIAGLLQPDPQSRFRTATGARKALAEAVELLPPPAPDEEPVEVFDQLGPLPPGFGPQGPQSTVAATPREPAAETVAPGTSASVTVPAEPVRPDPRTAARTAPTARSAPTTPYPAAPAGPVPDAPAAPAVPAQAPGYGPSETGSFHLPPPTTTPTAATAPAVPVPSALAAPPVRPGRGIAPPSAKAVASLLAAALLCFAVGVWALTQL, via the coding sequence ATGGGTGAGGTGTTCGCCGGTCGGTACGAGCTGATCGATCCGATCGGGCGCGGTGGCGCCGGTGCCGTGTGGCGGGCCTGGGACCACCGCCGTCGCCGCTACGTCGCCGCGAAGGTCCTCCTGCAGAGCGACGCCCACACGCTCCTGCGGTTCGTACGGGAGCAGGCGCTGCGGATCGACCATCCGCACGTACTGGCTCCGGCCAGCTGGGCGGCCGACGACGACAAGGTCCTGTTCACCATGGACCTGATCGGCGGCGGCTCGCTCGGCCATGTGATCGGGGACTACGGTCCCCTGCCGCCCCGTTTCGTGTGCGCCCTGCTCGACCAGCTCCTGTCGGGGCTCGCGGCGGTGCACGCGGAGGGCGTGGTGCACCGCGACATCAAACCGGCCAACATCCTGATGGAGGCCACCGGAACCGGGCGGCCGCACCTGCGGCTGTCCGACTTCGGCATCTCCATGCGCAAGGGCGAGCCGCGGCTGACCGAGACCGACCTCGTGGTCGGGACGCCGGGCTATTTCGCCCCCGAGCAACTCCTGGGCGCCGAGCCCGACTTCCCCGCCGACCTCTTCGCCGTGGGGCTGGTCGCCCTGTACCTCCTCCAGGGCCGCAAGCCCGATTCCCAGGCGTTGGTGGAGCACTTCTTCGCGCAGGGCACCCCGGGCGCCCCCGAAGGCGTTCCCGCCCCGCTCTGGGACGTCATCGCCGGTCTCCTGCAGCCGGACCCCCAGAGCCGTTTCCGGACGGCCACAGGGGCGCGCAAGGCCCTTGCCGAGGCCGTGGAGCTGCTGCCGCCGCCCGCCCCGGACGAGGAACCGGTGGAGGTGTTCGACCAACTGGGCCCGCTGCCGCCCGGATTCGGCCCGCAGGGTCCGCAGAGCACGGTGGCCGCGACCCCGCGCGAGCCCGCCGCCGAGACCGTGGCCCCGGGGACCTCCGCCTCCGTCACGGTGCCCGCGGAGCCCGTCCGGCCGGACCCGCGTACCGCGGCGCGCACCGCTCCCACGGCCCGGTCCGCGCCGACGACCCCGTATCCGGCCGCCCCGGCCGGCCCGGTCCCCGACGCCCCCGCGGCCCCCGCCGTCCCGGCTCAGGCGCCGGGGTACGGGCCCTCGGAGACGGGCAGCTTCCACCTCCCGCCGCCGACGACGACACCGACCGCTGCGACGGCGCCGGCCGTGCCCGTCCCCTCGGCCCTCGCCGCGCCGCCGGTCCGGCCGGGCCGCGGGATCGCCCCGCCCTCGGCGAAGGCGGTGGCCTCGCTGCTCGCCGCGGCGCTGCTCTGCTTCGCGGTGGGCGTCTGGGCCCTCACGCAGCTGTAG